The following proteins are encoded in a genomic region of Terriglobales bacterium:
- a CDS encoding vitamin B12-dependent ribonucleotide reductase, translating into MADVTKTADTTNVAQTTPTVTSFINRKKAPGLSFRRFFTKPGVSPYDEVEWEFRTAQINDAGGGTIFEQKDVEVPKDWSMTATNIVASKYLHGKIGTPERETGVRQLVQRVAETIRDWGVAGGYFHTPEDAATFHDELAFLLLRQYAAFNSPVWFNVGCDRLEPQSDAQNWHWNPQLGRVEFAVTGYKNPQCSACFINSVKDSLDSILTLAKTEGMLFKWGSGTGTNLSPLRSSIEGLSGGGTASGPLSFMKGFDAFAGVIKSGGKTRRAAKMVILNIDHPDIVDFIECKAKEEAKAWTLVQAGYDGSSPDSEAYSSIFFQNANNSVRVTDDFMLAVERDAAFSTKAVRDGRPVCTFPARDLLKRISEATWKCGDPGMQYDTTVNRWHTSRNTARINASNPCSEYMFLDDSACNLASLNLMKFAPNGTFDVEAYKYAVDVIITAQEILVDNSGYPTEAIGKNSHDYRPLGLGYANLGALLMASGLPYDGEAGRDYAACVTAIMCGEAYLQSSRIAEQAQPLMPATDITAARYSEMIQASERLPEWGGACPGWYVNREPFLDVIRMHRASVNNINRGNVPTALYEASKQCWDEALQHGEKFGYRNSQVTVLAPTGTIGFMMDCDTTGVEPDLALVKYKKLVGGGMIKIVNNTVPAALFKLGYSTEQANAIVSYIDATGTIEGAPHIKDEHLPVFDCSFKPAKGTRSIHYMGHLRMMAAVQPFISGAISKTVNLPEAATVEEISDAYIQAWKLGLKAVAIYRDGCKKAQPLSAAGTATATSSAKDSSAVSALSAVKEVEDLNAPPRASRHKLQDERLSVTHKFNIAGHEGYITVGLYPNGQPGEIFITMAKEGSTVSGLMDSFACATSIALQHGVPLKLLCEKFAHTRFEPSGWSGNQDIGFAKSIMDYIFRWLELRFLTGQQQFLFENYRPKALPEENGTSTSPQLGTGYLVPGTPAAKQPVHAADAMRELIDMGDAPSCHVCGAIMVRNGSCYRCMSCGATSGCS; encoded by the coding sequence ATGGCTGACGTGACCAAGACCGCTGACACCACCAACGTCGCGCAGACGACGCCGACCGTCACCAGCTTCATCAACCGGAAGAAGGCTCCGGGCCTCAGCTTCCGCCGCTTCTTCACCAAGCCCGGAGTCTCTCCCTACGACGAGGTCGAGTGGGAATTCCGCACCGCCCAGATCAACGACGCCGGCGGCGGCACCATCTTCGAGCAGAAGGACGTCGAAGTCCCCAAGGACTGGTCCATGACGGCGACCAACATCGTCGCCAGCAAGTATCTGCACGGCAAGATCGGCACGCCCGAGCGCGAGACCGGGGTCCGCCAGCTGGTGCAGCGCGTCGCCGAGACCATCCGCGACTGGGGCGTCGCCGGCGGTTACTTCCACACTCCCGAGGACGCCGCCACTTTCCACGACGAGCTCGCCTTCCTGCTGCTCCGCCAGTACGCCGCCTTCAATTCGCCGGTCTGGTTCAATGTCGGCTGCGACCGCCTCGAGCCCCAATCCGACGCCCAGAACTGGCACTGGAACCCGCAACTCGGCCGCGTCGAGTTCGCCGTCACCGGCTACAAGAATCCCCAGTGCTCCGCCTGCTTCATCAATTCGGTGAAGGACTCGCTCGACAGCATCCTCACCCTGGCCAAGACCGAGGGCATGTTGTTCAAGTGGGGCTCCGGCACCGGCACCAATCTCTCGCCCCTGCGCAGCTCCATCGAAGGACTCTCCGGCGGCGGCACCGCCAGCGGCCCGCTCTCCTTCATGAAGGGCTTCGACGCCTTCGCCGGCGTCATCAAGTCCGGCGGCAAGACCCGCCGCGCCGCCAAGATGGTCATCCTCAACATCGATCACCCCGACATCGTGGACTTCATCGAGTGCAAGGCCAAGGAAGAGGCCAAGGCCTGGACCCTGGTGCAGGCCGGATACGACGGCTCCTCCCCCGACTCCGAAGCCTATTCGTCCATCTTTTTCCAGAACGCCAACAACTCCGTCCGCGTCACCGACGACTTCATGCTCGCCGTCGAGCGCGACGCCGCCTTCTCCACCAAGGCCGTTCGCGACGGTCGCCCGGTCTGCACCTTCCCTGCCCGCGACCTGCTCAAGAGGATCTCCGAGGCCACCTGGAAGTGCGGCGACCCCGGCATGCAGTACGACACCACCGTCAACCGCTGGCACACCTCCAGGAACACCGCCCGCATCAACGCCAGCAACCCCTGCTCCGAGTACATGTTCCTGGATGATTCGGCGTGCAACCTGGCGAGCTTGAACCTGATGAAGTTCGCGCCCAACGGGACGTTTGATGTCGAGGCGTACAAGTACGCCGTCGATGTCATCATCACGGCGCAGGAAATCCTGGTGGACAACTCGGGCTATCCGACGGAGGCGATCGGCAAGAATTCGCACGACTACCGGCCGCTGGGGCTGGGATACGCCAACCTGGGCGCGCTGCTGATGGCCTCGGGGCTGCCGTACGACGGCGAAGCGGGCCGCGATTACGCCGCCTGCGTCACCGCCATCATGTGCGGCGAGGCGTACCTGCAGTCGTCGCGCATCGCCGAGCAGGCGCAGCCGCTGATGCCGGCCACCGACATCACCGCCGCCCGCTACTCGGAGATGATCCAGGCCAGCGAGCGCCTGCCCGAGTGGGGCGGCGCCTGCCCCGGCTGGTACGTCAACCGCGAGCCCTTCCTCGACGTCATCCGCATGCACCGCGCGTCCGTCAACAACATCAACCGCGGCAACGTCCCCACCGCGCTCTACGAGGCCAGCAAGCAGTGCTGGGACGAAGCTCTGCAGCACGGCGAGAAGTTCGGCTACCGCAACTCGCAGGTCACGGTGCTGGCCCCCACCGGCACCATCGGCTTCATGATGGACTGCGACACCACCGGCGTCGAACCGGACCTGGCGCTGGTGAAGTACAAGAAGCTGGTGGGCGGGGGCATGATCAAGATCGTGAACAACACCGTGCCCGCGGCCCTGTTCAAGCTGGGCTACTCCACCGAGCAGGCCAACGCCATCGTCAGCTACATCGACGCCACCGGCACCATCGAAGGGGCCCCACACATCAAGGACGAGCACCTGCCGGTCTTCGACTGCTCCTTCAAGCCGGCCAAGGGCACCCGCTCCATCCACTACATGGGACACCTGCGCATGATGGCCGCCGTCCAGCCGTTCATCTCCGGGGCGATTTCGAAGACCGTCAACCTGCCCGAGGCGGCCACGGTGGAAGAGATCTCCGACGCCTACATCCAGGCCTGGAAGCTGGGACTGAAGGCGGTGGCCATCTACCGCGACGGCTGCAAGAAGGCCCAGCCCCTCTCGGCCGCCGGGACCGCCACCGCAACCTCTTCCGCCAAAGATTCCTCGGCGGTCTCGGCGCTCTCGGCGGTGAAAGAAGTTGAGGATTTGAACGCGCCGCCACGGGCCTCGCGGCACAAGCTGCAGGACGAGCGGCTCTCGGTGACCCACAAGTTCAACATCGCGGGCCACGAGGGCTACATCACCGTGGGCCTCTACCCCAACGGACAGCCGGGGGAGATCTTTATCACCATGGCAAAAGAAGGCTCGACCGTCTCCGGGCTGATGGACAGCTTCGCCTGCGCCACCTCGATCGCGCTGCAGCACGGAGTGCCGCTCAAGCTGCTGTGCGAGAAGTTCGCCCACACCCGCTTCGAGCCCTCGGGCTGGAGCGGCAACCAGGACATCGGCTTCGCCAAAAGCATCATGGATTACATCTTCCGCTGGCTGGAGCTGCGGTTCCTGACCGGGCAGCAGCAGTTCCTGTTCGAGAACTACCGGCCCAAGGCCCTGCCCGAGGAGAACGGGACGTCGACGTCTCCGCAGCTTGGTACTGGGTACTTGGTACCTGGTACTCCGGCTGCGAAGCAGCCGGTTCACGCCGCCGACGCCATGCGCGAGCTGATCGACATGGGCGACGCCCCCAGCTGCCATGTCTGCGGCGCCATCATGGTCAGGAATGGGTCGTGCTACAGATGTATGTCCTGCGGTGCGACCTCGGGGTGCAGTTAG